In one Lolium rigidum isolate FL_2022 chromosome 3, APGP_CSIRO_Lrig_0.1, whole genome shotgun sequence genomic region, the following are encoded:
- the LOC124695545 gene encoding protein ALP1-like: MAGDYITPNDPTFTQVHDKLKQPRFWPHFKDAIEAIDGTHIPVQVAEKDKIKYTNRKGFTSQNVLAICDFDMRFTFAVPGWPGSVHDTRVWTDARPRFHNYPHPPYGKYYLVDSGYPNRTGYLAPFKEQRYHVPDFQGAPPQNMQEKFNHLHSSLRNAIERAFGVLKLKWRILLSIPHYHDPLTQTKIITACMCLHNFIRDSKLYDDHFDRMERSSYIYEEVLLKVWLLEWLLL, encoded by the exons ATGGCGGGTGATTATATTACACCTAATGATCCCACTTTCACCCAAGTACATGATAAATTGAAACAACCAAGATTTTGGCCCCATTTCAAAGATGCCATTGAAGCGATAGATGGAACACATATTCCTGTCCAAGTTGCCGAGAAGGACAAGATAAAATACACTAACAGAAAAGGTTTTACAAGTCAGAATGTCCTTGCAATATGCGATTTTGACATGAGGTTCACATTTGCTGTTCCTGGATGGCCTGGGTCTGTTCATGATACCCGTGTATGGACTGATGCTCGGCCTAGGTTCCACAATTATCCGCACCCTCCTTATG GAaaatactatcttgttgattctggATACCCAAACAGAACCGGTTATCTTGCTCCTTTCAAAGAGCAGCGGTATCATGTTCCAGATTTCCAAGGTGCGCCTCCGCAAAACATGCAAGAGAAATTCAACCATCTTCATTCGTCTCTACGAAATGCCATTGAAAGAGCATTTGGCGTTCTAAAGTTGAAGTGGCGCATTCTGCTTTCTATACCACATTACCACGACCCTCTGACACAAACAAAGATCATCACTGCATGCATGTGTTTGCACAACTTCATCCGAGATAGCAAGCTATATGACGACCATTTTGACAGGATGGAGAGAAGCTCATATATCTACGAGGAAGTATTGCTGAAAGTGTGGTTGCTTGAGTGGTTATTATTGTAG